tttATCTTCTCatgcttctttctgtctcttcttggcCCTTTTTGATCTGACTCTGTTTCTGGCCCAGGTCCCTTTCTTCATTCTCTCCCTTTACGTGAAGTTGTGCCTGCTGTCAGCTCTGTGCCCCACACAGGCCCTCCCCCAAGAAGGGAGGCCTcctctcacctcctgcctcctggttccaCCCTCCTCTTTGAGCTACTTCTTACGCATCTTATTCTCACTTGCTCAGGAGCAACTCTGCGGGCTCCCTGGCCAGGGACCTCCAGGCCTGACACTGTCCAGTCCTGGTAAGCGGCCTCCTGTGCTCTCTTACCTCGTTGATATAGCTCTTATCTCACTGTTTTCTCTTGTATTTGCTTCTTGGCTGTCTTGCTTTTGTTTCTAGTCTCAACTGGCTCATGGCTCTTGGAGAGAAGCGTTTAGTCCTGCAGTGCCCCAGGACTCTGGCGGTAGCTGCTGAGCAGTAGATGCCAGGCcttggaggagggaggaaggtacAGGAGAGAAGGAACCTGGCAGCCACCAGCACTCTGCCCTCTTGCTGTTGGGCGATGCTGTTTTTCACGCTTCCTAGAGAATACAGGCACGTGGACATGATCAGAGAGCCCAGGCACCTGTCTTTCTCTGCCGAATGCTCCCTCTCCGTATTGTTCTCCTCACAAAAAGGAGGGGGATATCGCCTCCACCGTCTTGTTAAAGGTTGAtcttttccctttgctttggACTCATTCCACCCTCCATTCTGTTCCTTCTCTAGCCTCCACCACTGTACTACTGCCTCTGTTGGATACTTTAGCTTAGCATTCACATATATTCGACCTTTTCGCATGCGTGAACAAACAAAACCTGGATGCCACACTTGCCACATTACCCCAGGaacttttatatttcttttgttgtcaagcttctttgaaagatttgtttatacaTGTTAACTCTACTCTACttaccatttttcttttctaaattagtTCTTATTTTATCAAAGAATTATATGCCCATGATTTAAAAAGCCAATTAAGCTTAAAAAGTGTGTGCCTCAAAACTGTAGTCCATTACTGCCACTATCCCTCAATTCTtccccaaggcaaggactttaaattTTACCAGTGTTTTACATCACTGCGTTCCCAAATAGTATGTGTAAACATTACTTTTTGAGTCAGAAATCTTAGGTATTATCTACTGACTTCATATTCTAGCATATTCCATCACCACCCTTTCAATATGTTTATGATCTAATTAGATCAATATTCAGTGGTTGCATCATTATTTTTGTTCAAACAGTATTCACCTCTGAGTATGTGTGGTTTAATATTGGATTTCTcatcttacatttttcttttcctacaggtactaatttctttattttgctttcatttatctGGTTTTCTTGGAACTAACTGCTGGCTAGTAAGTTCTGGTAGCTTCTCAATGTTCTGGTATTTTCTCAAGTTCTTTCAAAAGGCTGGCAGCCATCAATTCACCTCGCACATCTTCTTGTTGGAGAAGTTCTTGCATTCTTATTTCAGGGCGCTCTTGCCTTCTTCCCTTTTCATATTGGGACAGTACCAGTGGTTTCAAAAACTCGAACAAAAAATGCAATGGCCAATGATGAGACAGTGATTCCTAACTCCTTTTCCAAACTGCCTCAGCTTGATGAGGCCAAGGCAGAGAAAAGGGTTTACTGTCTTGGTGAGGAACACAGAATGTCTGCTTCTGTGCTGGGctctttttctcttgctgaaAGAATCGTAAGAATGCCTCCTGCTTCTACTGTTGCTCAACTGCAATTAATGATAGATTGGGGTCAAATTGTTTCCTGGTAAACAAGTGCTTCTGCTATGGATAGATCTACTGTGTGGGTGTCTTTGCTTCCAAAGCCATGGGTGGAGTTCTTTCTCTGTTCCAACATGacatgcaggcatttgggtgatCATATCTACAATTTTAATAGCACCACCGCCAACAGAAGTGAGATAGTAGGTTTGGGATGAAAGGAGCCAGTCTGGCTTGTTTGGGTTTTTACATCAGCGAGCTGAGTCATTTTCAACTTATCTCCAGCTCCCCAACaggtggaaacaacccagacagACTGCAGTGTTCTTGGCAGGCCCAGGGTTGCCCTCTCTTTCCTCTGCATTAGCCTGGCCAACAGCAGAGGTTGGCATAGGAGCCCTGAGTCCTCTCATGCAACCTGCACCTTTGGAGCCACCTgctcctgctttcctgggcctgGTACTCCAAACTGGCCCATGACTTGTAGCCCAAATCCCTCGTTCCTAACACACTCCAAACACTTTCTCTCTTCTACTGGTACATTGTCAAAATTCTAATAGTTAAATCTCAGAAACTCTGGGTGACTGCATactctatttttaaagtttgtctttattttaaaagcgcGCATGCACGCgcgcatgagagagagagagagagagagagagagagagagagagaatgagagtcttccatctattggtccaCTACTCCACTACCCAGCTGGCAGCAACAGCCATGCCTAAgctagtctgaaaccaagagccagcagcttcatcctgatctctctggattgcagggacccaaacactttggccatcttctgctgattttcccaggccatgggctaggagatggatcagaagtagagcagctgggacacaagccagcacccatagagGCAGCTGCTTtagctactatgccacaatgccagcttcagCTGTTTCTCTCCTTATGGGGAATGAACTTGTTTCCTTCTCTGAGCTAGATTATTTCCAGTTCAGAAACCCCACAAGTGGCTGAGTGTGTGAGGCTGATGCAAGAACATGGTTTACTTTCTTGCCGTATTCCAGAAGTCCCTGCAGTCATGCTCTGTTTGGATTCACATAGTCTGGGATAGGCTCACTTCAACAGAAACGTTAGACTTCAACACAGTTTTTTCCTTACTTATCTGTTTAAGGAGGCATACAGGGCCTGAGAAAGAATGCGTGtagaaaagaggagaaagggagggagaagtgaAAGACAAATGCGGGGGCAGGGAGACAGGGCCAGCAAGAGAATCCATGCTCCCACACACCTTCCCAACTCTTGCTGACACAATCACATAGGCCACCTGGCAAAGAGGCAGCAGGGACCGACTCAGCAATATTCTCTGCTTTCTTGTGTATCCACTTTTGTTGGAAATCTGTAGTTATCATGTACCTTGtctcttatttctttttcacaGATTTGCCAAAAGCTGGAGCCGCTGGGATACAACCCAGCACCCACACACGTGGCTGTTTTGCCTGTTACGCCCAGGTACCTTCAGTTCACCAGTGgtcctctcctgctgcctccttggctgCATCTCAACCTTCATTTCCAGATCACCATGGCCGTGGTCCCAAATCCCCAGCAGGCATTGATCTGGGCCTTGAATgaacttgaagaaaaaaatttcaaattattgAAGTACCACTTACAGAATAAGACCCCAGCTAAGGGCCATCGCCAGCTGACCCGAGGGGAGCTGGAGGGCCTGAGTCAGCCAGATCTGGCATCTCAACTGATTTTAATATATGGAGCACAGGAGGCTGTGAAAGTGGTGCTCGAGGTCTTGAAGGAAATGCACTTGATGGAACTTGTGGATCAGCTCAACCTCGTTTGTTTAAATGGTGAGTATGTTGCGGGGAGATGGGAGTTTGGGACGGTACTAGAATCCACCTCTGTGATTTCTCCACGGATTCCAAAAGCCTGCAACTCATGCCTTTTCTCACTCTGCCCTCTGCGTTTCACTGGGAATGCCCAATGCTCAGGGATCCCAGGTGGTCTCTAACAGAGGGTTCCAGTAAATGCTGGTTGGAAAGGTCTGAGCAGATGGCAGGGATTTGTTGATAGAAAGACTACAGCATTTCATGGCCATCACACTCTACTGTCTACCTCCAGTTGCAAGGATCAGAGAAGGGGGAAGGTGTGAAGAAAGGGCTTGGAGAGCATGAGTGGCATCGGTGAAGGGCTTTGTACTAACTGGAAGAATTGGCTTCAGGTGTGGCAGTCAGAACTGTCCGTGGCTGCTTTCCATGTTTTTCCCGTGCGGAGTCAGCCTAGACAGCAGGGTACACAGGGCCTCCTATTCTTTCTCAGGGCATCTGGGGAGGAGagaggcacctgctgctgcctgtgctcCTTCTCATGGGCTCCCTTCACTCCTACGAGCTCCTTTGTTAGACAGAAATGTGAGGGATCTGTGGACTCAGAGCTGCTCTATCTTTAGAATCCGACCCGTCTGTTCTCAGAATAGGCTGAGGTTACCCACCgcctccagcttctctttcttgctcctttctctctcctcacctctTTCCATGGGAGCATTTCACATGAATACTCACCCATTCTCTTGGAGTCTTTCTCACAAAAAAATACTTGCTGCTATACATGCACTCAATACTTTGCACAAACAATACTTGCTGCTGCCCTTCCTGTACATCAATGTGCAAGTCTCCTTAAGCACTTCCCATGAGCACCTGTGGATACAGACATGGACTCACATCCTactagcacacacacaccattctccacactgatagacacacacacacatacacacacacacacactcctatacacatatgggatccttcATGAAATTAGGAGTATAATCTTCAAAAAGATTCATGTTAGAGATTGAAGAGCAGAGTCAGACCTTGGAGGGTctatttagactttttttttaaactctcatTTTTACACCTAATGCCTCATCTGTCTGGTTCAGATTACAGAGAAATATACCGGGAGCACGTGCGCTGTCTAGAAGAGAGGCAGGAACAAGGGATCAACAGCACCTACAAGCAGCTGCTCCTTGTGATCAAGCCCAGCGCTGAGAGCCCAAAATCACCTGGCTGCCTCAGTTCAGAGTGGGAGCTGGACTCTGTCCAGGTGGAGGCTCTGTTTGGTTCAGGAGAGATGCCCGATCCAGCCCCACATGTAGTGGTGCTCCAAGGGTCAGCTGGCACTGGCAAGACAACCCTGACCAAGAAAATGCTGCTGGATTGGGCCAATGGTACCCTTTACCAAGACTGGTTTGATTATGTCTTTTACCTGAGTTGCAGAGAAGTGGGCTTGCTGCCAGGAAGAAAACTGGACCAGCTCCTCTTCTGGTGCTGTGGGGACCAGGAAGCCCCCATCACAGAGATTCTGAAGCAGCCGGAGAGGCTCCTGTTCATCCTGGATGGCTTTGATGAGCTTCAGAGACCCTTCAGGCAGTCGAGTCCCATGGAGAACCTGTTGCACCTCCTCATTAGGAGAAAGGTTCTTCCCACGTGCTCCCTGGTTATCACTACGCGGCCCTCGGCTTTGCGGAATCTGGAGCCCTTGCTGCATCGCCCCAGCCATGTCCACGTCCTAGGCTTCtctgaggaggagaggagggagtaTTTCAGCTCCTATTTTACCAATGAGGAGCAAGCCAGAAATGCTTTTGAGGTTGTCCAAGGAAATGATGTTCTTTACAAAGCATGTCAGGTGCCAG
The sequence above is a segment of the Ochotona princeps isolate mOchPri1 chromosome 4, mOchPri1.hap1, whole genome shotgun sequence genome. Coding sequences within it:
- the NLRP10 gene encoding NACHT, LRR and PYD domains-containing protein 10, translated to MAVVPNPQQALIWALNELEEKNFKLLKYHLQNKTPAKGHRQLTRGELEGLSQPDLASQLILIYGAQEAVKVVLEVLKEMHLMELVDQLNLVCLNDYREIYREHVRCLEERQEQGINSTYKQLLLVIKPSAESPKSPGCLSSEWELDSVQVEALFGSGEMPDPAPHVVVLQGSAGTGKTTLTKKMLLDWANGTLYQDWFDYVFYLSCREVGLLPGRKLDQLLFWCCGDQEAPITEILKQPERLLFILDGFDELQRPFRQSSPMENLLHLLIRRKVLPTCSLVITTRPSALRNLEPLLHRPSHVHVLGFSEEERREYFSSYFTNEEQARNAFEVVQGNDVLYKACQVPGICWMVCSWLRKKMERGQKVSEMLNNSTDIFTAYVSTFLSPDDNRGPALTRHRVLEGLCSLASEGIQCHRFLFEEADLRRHNLDGPRLGAFLSSNDYQEGRDMKKFYSFRHISFQEYFHAMSYLVKDNHNQLGKKSCREVEKLLEEKDKEMNLCMQFLWDISRKESFSNLELKFCFRIAPSIAQELKYFKQQMESMKHKRTWDLGFSLYETTVKNLARSVQMTDVSFKMEHSNTMRPRGKKSFCVKTSLLDGQREEQQCALMGQSNMVGAQKAISSGKDRETEEVDKEIGDSGMGSREMRMLKDLKLIEMEGQEEEGRRSEKHGVMRDQTNGHRGRNG